A window of Otariodibacter oris genomic DNA:
AGTGTCGAGTTTTTGGCGCACAATATCAATTATTAGCGGAAAAAATCCAACCCAACCCAGAGGCTGAACAAGCGGGAAATCGTGAGTCAATTTCAACAGACAGTATGACTAAGCTATTGCAGGATTTTGAGGCCTTTTGGTTGTTAGATATGCAAAGTGATTTCTGGAAAAATGCCAATAGTAGTGAGAAAAATTATTGGCGAAATCACGCATCATTACCCGATTCTTGCGGTGGGCTTGAAAGTTATTGGAAAGATAGTGGTTTAAAAACAGCTGAAAAAGTTAAAACTAAAGCGCTAGAATTATTTGCATTAAATTCATCCGTTGGATTAAAAGGATTGATTTCCAACACTCAAGACAAAGAATTAGCAGAATGGCTAGAAATGGTGGATAATCTAAAATCCTCGCCAAAAAATTTGCAAACTTTTGTGCAGAACGCACCGCTTGATGAGTGGAATAAAAGGTTAGTGGTGGAGAGTTTTTCTTCATTTATTCGCACATTCCCAGAACAGACTGAAAAATCCAGTTTTGCGGATTATCAGCAATGGGCGGAAAAATGGCAACTGACACAAGATGAAATTAACGATTGGAAAGTCGCTATGCTCAATCGTTTATTTGATAATAACGATCCAACTTTTCAACAGTGGCGAGATGATCAGATAAAACAGCTTAAAGTCGATAGCTTGACCGAAAGACGTTTAAGAATTGCGATTCGAGAAAAAGCTGACTTGAATCCTTGGTTAGCATTGCTATCTGATGAATCTAAAAATAAGCAAGAGTGGCAATATTGGCAAGCGAAAGCCAGTTCAGATCAAGCACAAAGAGAGGCAATCTTAAAAGAGTTAATCACAGAGCGTGGTTTTTATCCAATGTTAGCGGCTCAACTTTTGAAACAGCCTTATATATTGGATATTCCACCGATTAAATCCCTTACGCAAGAGCAAAAAGCCCAGTTTGGTCGTCAATTAGATCGTATTCAAGAATTAAGAATATTGAATCGTTTAGGTACTGCGAAATTAGCGTGGGGCGATTTATTACAAGCGGTCAGTTTCGAAGAACAATTAGCATTATCTGAATATGCCTTACAGCAAGATTGGTATGATTTAGTTGTAGATGGCACGATAAAATCAAAAGCGTGGGATCATATTCAGCTACGCTTACCGAATGCTTATTCTGATTGGTTTGATTTGAATTTAGCCAATAAACCAATTCAGAAAAGTTTTGCGATGGCGATTGCCCGACAAGAAAGTGCATGGAATTTCCAAATACGCTCACACGCTAATGCGATTGGTTTAATGCAAATGCTACCAACGACCGCCAGTGAAACTGCGAAAAATAATGAGTTGGTTTATAGCGGAGAGCGAGATCTTGTTTTACCATTTAACAATATTATGCTCGGCACAACCCATTTAACCGAACTCAATCAAAAATACCCGAATAACCGTATTTTAATTGCATCTGCTTATAATGCAGGCGCAAGACGAGCAGATCAGTGGTTAGAACGAGCCAATGGTAAATTAGATATGGACGAGTTTATCGCCACCATCCCATTTTACGAAACAAGAGGCTATGTCGAAAATGTCCTCGCCTATGATTACTATTATCAGACATTGTATGGGAAAGGGGATAAAACGTTATTTTATAAGGAAGAGCAGAGGAAGTATTAGAATAAAAAACAGGCAGGGTTTTCTGCCTGTTTTTTTATTTGTTGGGAAAAATATTAAGACTAATGCGCCTCATCCCAATTCTTACCAATTCCGACTTCTGCAATAAGTGGAACATGGAGGTCGATAGCTCGTTCCATTTCGGCTTTGATAAGGGCCTTGTAGTAATCAATTTTATCTTCTTTTACTTCAAAGACTAGCTCATCGTGTACTTGCATAATCATAAGAATATCATCACGTTGTGCAATGGCTTTGTCGATATTAATCATTGCGACTTTGATGATATCCGCTGCGGTCCCTTGCATTGGGGCGTTGATGGCGACACGTTCTGCAGCTTTACGACGCATTTGGTTACTGGCTTGAATATCGGGTAAATATAAACGGCGTCCGAATAGTGTTTCAACGTAGCCTTTTTCTGCCGCTTTTTCACGAATATCGACCATAAATTGTTGCACTGCAGGGTAGCGTTGGAAATAACGTTCCAT
This region includes:
- a CDS encoding transglycosylase SLT domain-containing protein encodes the protein MIKKSLGLLFITTVIQNAIAEEVTQQTTPPKVFSENEVLQLKTEWLAEQQVASQDRLKQRANFLQLESLLQAAQSQDKLSSYTLSLARGLVPKGYPLQEDMDWLFLKAELAMADTEKSVSIIKNFTSKYPAIAERNQLDQIPFSLYFDRQQFEDLVAYAETYPARTVENQCRVFGAQYQLLAEKIQPNPEAEQAGNRESISTDSMTKLLQDFEAFWLLDMQSDFWKNANSSEKNYWRNHASLPDSCGGLESYWKDSGLKTAEKVKTKALELFALNSSVGLKGLISNTQDKELAEWLEMVDNLKSSPKNLQTFVQNAPLDEWNKRLVVESFSSFIRTFPEQTEKSSFADYQQWAEKWQLTQDEINDWKVAMLNRLFDNNDPTFQQWRDDQIKQLKVDSLTERRLRIAIREKADLNPWLALLSDESKNKQEWQYWQAKASSDQAQREAILKELITERGFYPMLAAQLLKQPYILDIPPIKSLTQEQKAQFGRQLDRIQELRILNRLGTAKLAWGDLLQAVSFEEQLALSEYALQQDWYDLVVDGTIKSKAWDHIQLRLPNAYSDWFDLNLANKPIQKSFAMAIARQESAWNFQIRSHANAIGLMQMLPTTASETAKNNELVYSGERDLVLPFNNIMLGTTHLTELNQKYPNNRILIASAYNAGARRADQWLERANGKLDMDEFIATIPFYETRGYVENVLAYDYYYQTLYGKGDKTLFYKEEQRKY